The Bartonella krasnovii sequence GGATCGTGTAGATCCTCTTTTTAATACTCTAGCATAGCTATAAGCTGGGACATTATCATAAATTTTATTTTGTTGCCAACGATTACCTTTCTATAAACTTTAACGATTTTATAAATTATTGATCAGAGTAAGCTTGAATATTCTTTTCCAAGACAACCTCTCCACAAGCATCATCATGGACTTTATGAAAGTCATGTCTCTTTCTTATTATTTCTAATCTTGCTAACGCATCTAAAAATCCTTTAATGGATAAATTGGATGCAAAATATGAATACGATCAGCCTTTATTATCTTCAGATTTAAGCACTTTTTGATATTTTTTTTCATTTTCTTCATATTGCCTAATTTGTTTTTTTAGTTTTTCAATTGCTTGATCACGTCTTTTAATCACCATATTTTGCTCTCTAAGAGTTCTATCTCTTTCTTCAGTCATCTTTATAGAATCCCTCAAAAACTCATGCTTCATCCTTCTGGATTCCTCTTTTAGAGCTTTAATTTGACTGCGATAATATAAAGAAAACCGAAATATAACTCCACTGAACAACAAAACAACAATTATTGCTCCCAATAAAATTTCGTTTACACTCATTTTGATCTCCTCTCATTGCCGCTCAAGTGATCATCTTAAGCAATTTATTTTTGCTTCATCCTCCATCAAAAAAGAAGGCAATAAACTACATATTCCAAGTGCGAATAATCGCCATCGGCATTCATATTTTTCCATTAATATATTGATAAATAACGCAAAAACGCTCTAAAAGCGGCTAAATCCACACGCTCTTACCAATTACTTGCGATATATTTATTGAGCCAAAATATAAAAAATAAGGAACTTCTAACAAAACGAACAATGTGATAAAATCAATACACGCCTTCCTTGAAATGTCCCTATCTTACTCTTTTACGCTGTCTGGAATATGGGTGTATGTGGAAATTTTTCATTGTTACAAAAATCCTCAGTGTCACAAAATACAACTTTTCTGTAAAGTTTTACCTTCCCACAAATTTTTACATCACCACAAACCAAAACATTATTATAGACACAAGCCCTTTCTATAATCACGAGTATCTCTACAAACTTTAATATATTGAGCATTCAAAATTTGACCAAAAACAACTACGTTAGTATAAACATATACTTCTCCACTCATATTCATATGACAAAAAACTCTCCCCTCCTCATAAACATGCAAATTCCTGACCACCTTAGACGATCACATATTAGCGCATTGTCATAAACAAAAATATCATCATAAACACAGACTTTATTATAAACTGTCTTATCATCAAAAGTACCCCCATCTTCATAGGAGTATTGGTTGCGTGTATTATATTCCCCATACAACCACCTTCGTGCCCCAAATTATTTTTATGTCCTATAAAAATACCCAAATCACTTTTTTTGATATTTCCAAAGTTTTTTAATACATACATACGACATACCATCTGATAGTGACCTAATTTATTACAATAAAAGAGAAAAGAGCATTTTAAACCTATGAATTTATGTTTTTTTCACAACCACGATTTTATATCTTAAGGCTGTAAAGCTTCATTATTATATGCTCACATACCAACTTAACACAGAATTTTTACAAATGCTGATGTTGGGGTATATCTTGATTTATAATGCTGCTACGTATACTATCACAGCGAAATCTTATGAACACACGCATGCGTATTGCCGTTTCTGGTATACGCGCTGATTTCTTCACAACCGTGGAACTAAGGAACCATTTTTATTGATTCGAATCTAAAAGTGTATGGGGACATTTTGTTATTAGTTAAAAACAACTCTATATGCTTCATTAGCGAAGAGCTACGCATGGATATTTTCACGCTCCTTGTATCATATATTCTGGATTCGCGACGCAATATTAACGCTATAGCGTAAATGTGTAAAGGTCTAAAAATGACAAAGACTGAAAAAGATTGGTTCCAACGCTTAATTGAATTGATAAAAAGTGACGGACGGACGATGATTGAAATAAGCAGAGCAGCAGGATGTGGACAAAACTATGTCCAACAAATGATAAAAGGAGGAAAGAGACCTTCAGTCGATAAACTTATGGCTATTCTAAACACACTCGGAAATGCTAGTGCCATATATGTCATAACTGGTTTCAACATCTCCGATGAAGACTTAAAACTTATAGCTTTGATTTCGTCTGGAGATAAAAAGAAGATTGAGGCTTTAAATGTTCTGTTGAATGAGAAGCAGTTGTAGAATTTTCTACTCTATCCAATATGGCTTGCTTTTGAGAGGTTGATAAAGATTCCCATTTCACAATAATATCGGATAAAGTTGCCTCAAATTTTTCATCACTCTTCATAGTCACACTCCATATTGTCAAACTATATAACGCTAAAGCGTTTAAATATATCTCATACCTTAGAAAAAAATATTTGCAATAGGCAGTATGGAAGCAATTGTGTACAAACTTATTTTATAAAATAAGATAAAACTCTATGAGTTATGTACCATGGTGAAAAAGAAAGCATCGCTCGGTCCCAACTTTCTTATGAAAATTGGTACGATCTATCAACAACGCAAATAATATTACGAAAATCTTGTGATTCGGACCAATAACAAATTAATGTGAAAATATCCCTGAAGATACTCCTGAACTATTCATAAAAGGACACAAAAAGCTTATTTCAAGAGAAAAATATACCATAATCTTATTCTACATAGAGCCATCTATGTTTTTTAAACAATATTACAAAACAAGAATATAACAATGTTATAGGAATAAATCCTTATAAACAGTCACGTTCCCTAAAACCCTGTAATGCATTTATAAGGCAATCTCCCTCTAAAAACACTCTTTAAATACTGATTCTCTATCATGAATAAAAATGGCGATGTTAAAAAAATAAAATGAATCATCACCTATGATCTCCATAGGTAAATTGTATATAGATTTACAACAAGGAAGAAATTCTCTCACGTAAATAAAAAATTATGATCCTTGAAGAAAAGTGTATTTTTCCAACAAAAAATTACTTTCCTTATCAGTTATTTTTCAGAAAAGAGAAAACTCTTTTCACAGTTAATATAAAAAATGGAAGATTTACCAAAATACGGACGATTCCTTATGAGAATAAGGTCAAGAAAGATTTTGCGAGTTCAGTAACAATTTGAGCATGAGGAAGAAGA is a genomic window containing:
- a CDS encoding helix-turn-helix domain-containing protein, whose translation is MTKTEKDWFQRLIELIKSDGRTMIEISRAAGCGQNYVQQMIKGGKRPSVDKLMAILNTLGNASAIYVITGFNISDEDLKLIALISSGDKKKIEALNVLLNEKQL